The following DNA comes from Microcoleus sp. bin38.metabat.b11b12b14.051.
CGATAACCTGCAAGTTATTTTTGGCAATTAGCAACCCACCGCCTCCAATCAAGGGCGCTGCAATTGGCGATCGCCGGCCGTTGTAAAATTCCGGCTCATCCAGTTCAAAATTGCTTGATTGACTTGTTCCGGGCATTCATCTTGGGGACAGTGACCGGCATTGTCTAACTCCACGAGCTCTACACAATTGGGATTGCATTCGACAAATTGGTGGGGTCGCGCGAAGCGAGGGGGAATCATCCGATCTTGTTTGCCCCAAATTAACAGCATCGGGATTGTTAAATTTCGCATCACAGTCTTGACACCGGGGCCGACTTGAGCACTGCCTACAGCTTTAAATAAGGCACAGAATGCCCGGGCCGCTCCCCGATCGCCCGCAGGCCCTGCTAAGATTTCTACTAATTCGTCGGTAACAGCATCCGGGCTAGCGTAGGCAAAGGCCACCCAGCGGCGGACAAACGAAGGTTTTCGGGCAAAATAAAACAGAGGCCTCAGGACGATCGGGGAAACAAACCAACTCTCAATCGTGACGATCGCCGGCAGCAGCCATGCGGGCACCGCCTCGGCTCGCACAGAGGGGTCTGGGAGGCTAATCATTACCGTGCCAGCTACCATGTCCGGGTGAGCCGCCGCCGCAGCCAGACAAATCAGCGAGCCGATCGAATTTCCTGCTAGGATGACCGGTTCTCTGATAAAAGTCAGCCAAAAATCATAAACTTGCTGCACCCACACAGATACGTCGTATTTGACCGCAGCTTTTTGGGAAGCGCCAAACCCCAACAAATCCAAGGCGTAAACCGTGTGGTTTTGCGCGAGGGGGGCGAGATTTTGGCGCCAGTGGCCGATCGAAGCTCCAAATCCGTGAAGTAAAATAATTGGCATGGACGATGTCTGGGGAGCTAGGGTGGCCGCTGCTGGCTCGGAAACTGCGGTGCCGCCAGATGACTCAAGGGCCGGGCGCAAATAACTGTAGCGAGTTTGCCAACCGCGCCACACCCAGTCTCGTTGAGTTCCCACCCGCTGGTGCCATTGCAGAGAATTTGTCAATTTTGCCTCAGCTCGCAACATAAATTTACACTTGCTTCTACCTATTCTACAAGGCAAATCAGGGGACTTGGCCGGCAGAGCAGACACTCTCGCAGAGGGGGAACTCGCAGCCTTTTTACCTAATGGTTAAGGCTTTACCTAGAATTTTTGGTCTGGTGGCGATCGCGATCGGCCGTACTACGGCCAGGGCCAGGGTGTGAAGTTAAAATAAAAGTCAGCAGAAACTCAGCCAGACTGAGTAGAATAGCAAGTATTGTAAGACTTCATTTACGATCGTTAAAATATTCCCCAACGATGAAGCTGAGGGGAGACAGGGCGCTGTAGTACGTCCGGTAAGGGTAACACCTGACAAAACGGTTGGTTCGGACAACTGAAATATTGACCGATAAAACCCGTAACTACAACGAAGCTTCACTATTAAACTACTGCTTGTAAAACCATTCATGCCTGTGATTGAAAGAAGACAAAATCGCAATCTACCCCAGATCAACGAAAATATTCGATACCCCAGAATCCGGGTGATCGATACTGACGGCGCGCAACTAGGGATATTGACACCCGCAGAAGCGCTGCGTCTGGCCGAAGAAAAAGAACTCGACCTCGTACTTGTCAGCGACAAAGCTGACCCGCCCGTATGCCGGGTAATGGACTACGGGAAGTACAAATTCGAGCAGGAAAAG
Coding sequences within:
- a CDS encoding alpha/beta fold hydrolase → MLRAEAKLTNSLQWHQRVGTQRDWVWRGWQTRYSYLRPALESSGGTAVSEPAAATLAPQTSSMPIILLHGFGASIGHWRQNLAPLAQNHTVYALDLLGFGASQKAAVKYDVSVWVQQVYDFWLTFIREPVILAGNSIGSLICLAAAAAHPDMVAGTVMISLPDPSVRAEAVPAWLLPAIVTIESWFVSPIVLRPLFYFARKPSFVRRWVAFAYASPDAVTDELVEILAGPAGDRGAARAFCALFKAVGSAQVGPGVKTVMRNLTIPMLLIWGKQDRMIPPRFARPHQFVECNPNCVELVELDNAGHCPQDECPEQVNQAILNWMSRNFTTAGDRQLQRP
- the infC gene encoding translation initiation factor IF-3; protein product: MPVIERRQNRNLPQINENIRYPRIRVIDTDGAQLGILTPAEALRLAEEKELDLVLVSDKADPPVCRVMDYGKYKFEQEKKAREAKRKQHTADVKEVKMRYKIEEHDYQVRLKLADRFIKSGDKVKATIMFRGREIQHSNLAEDLLKR